In the Bacteroidales bacterium genome, one interval contains:
- a CDS encoding AraC family transcriptional regulator, translating into MKPLNQQLIEREYKSRINKTFDYIEKNLESQFTLEEIADVAGFSKYHFNRIFYSCVGETPFQFIQRLRLERAASLIVSKPHLSITEIAFSYGFNDLAVFSRNFKTHFGKTATEWRNQKHTLSNISQTDSKKQQSEDGVLQYFCQRSKTIKWRTNMKLNKSVEVKELPNMTVAYVRYTGPYKGNEKLFEELWMKLFSWAGPRGLTAQADLKSLIIYHDDPNITAEDKLRMSVCISVPPNTKTDGEVGKMEVEGGQYVIARFELNGEQFQQAWEWVYGEWFPKSGYQPDDKPCFEMYPEEPKNGKFTVDICVPVKPL; encoded by the coding sequence ATGAAACCTTTGAATCAACAACTCATAGAGCGGGAATACAAATCCCGAATCAACAAGACCTTCGATTATATTGAGAAAAATCTGGAATCGCAGTTTACGCTTGAGGAAATCGCCGATGTGGCCGGGTTCTCAAAATACCATTTTAACCGGATATTTTATAGCTGCGTGGGCGAAACTCCTTTCCAGTTCATACAGCGCCTGAGGCTCGAACGAGCTGCTTCACTCATTGTTTCCAAGCCGCATCTCAGCATCACAGAAATTGCATTTTCATACGGCTTTAATGATCTGGCGGTGTTTTCAAGAAACTTTAAAACCCATTTTGGCAAAACAGCAACGGAATGGCGCAACCAGAAACATACCCTTAGCAATATCAGTCAAACGGATAGCAAAAAGCAACAAAGCGAAGATGGGGTTCTCCAATACTTTTGTCAGCGTTCAAAAACAATTAAATGGAGGACCAATATGAAACTTAACAAAAGTGTGGAAGTGAAAGAACTTCCCAACATGACAGTAGCATACGTACGCTACACCGGGCCTTACAAAGGCAACGAAAAACTATTTGAAGAACTGTGGATGAAACTCTTTTCATGGGCAGGGCCACGTGGATTAACCGCTCAAGCCGATTTGAAGAGCCTGATCATTTATCATGATGATCCAAACATTACGGCTGAAGACAAGCTTCGTATGAGTGTTTGTATTTCTGTGCCGCCAAATACAAAAACAGATGGCGAAGTGGGTAAAATGGAAGTGGAAGGCGGGCAGTATGTGATTGCACGGTTCGAACTCAATGGGGAGCAGTTCCAGCAGGCTTGGGAATGGGTTTATGGCGAATGGTTCCCGAAAAGCGGCTACCAGCCCGACGACAAGCCCTGCTTTGAAATGTATCCGGAAGAACCGAAAAACGGCAAATTTACCGTGGATATCTGTGTTCCTGTAAAGCCATTGTAA
- a CDS encoding T9SS type A sorting domain-containing protein — MRKRIGALVLLQISICFFTNILFAQFAGGTGEAADPYQIVTHIHLNNVRNYLNNSNVHFVLMNDIDLSDECNVGGAFYNDGQRWLPIGDNAANFKGKFNGNGHVINGLIIFRPDYGDLGLFGRTNGSVISNLGVTNVDITGGVWSVGGLVGYNVGHIENCFSTGTVTATILTASRTGGLVGYHGPAFTIMNCYSSVNVAGYDRVGGLIGKVGGGMFSSDYVMNSYSTGNVTGTSRVGGLIGRVHSYVEITNCYSTGNVGGTSDVGGLIGLNWGDTYNCYWNTQTSGQNFSDGGNGRSTLEMTYPYASNTYQNWDFNQIWMSDANSNMNNGYPYLFWQSPSIPATLSLNDITMAFSDTECFAATESIIASNFVVQNGGSAYLVSQGNVILGEGTSVEAGGYLHAWIDDNATYCDFTIVVLASQVEDFVNSEKMAFINKDDFTFKVYPNPSSGCFTIEFINADEDEIIYVEVFDMTGECVLHRELSGASSSDFDLSSMPGGIYLLRILQGSTITNGKIIRQ, encoded by the coding sequence ATGAGAAAACGCATCGGGGCACTAGTGTTGCTCCAAATCAGCATTTGTTTTTTTACAAATATTCTTTTCGCCCAATTTGCAGGTGGTACTGGGGAAGCTGCAGATCCTTATCAAATTGTAACACACATTCATTTAAACAATGTGAGAAATTATTTGAATAATTCCAATGTGCATTTCGTTCTAATGAATGATATTGACCTATCAGATGAATGTAATGTTGGGGGTGCTTTTTATAACGATGGACAGCGATGGCTTCCGATTGGAGACAATGCTGCCAATTTTAAAGGTAAATTTAATGGAAACGGCCATGTAATAAACGGACTTATAATTTTCAGACCCGACTATGGCGATTTGGGGTTGTTTGGCCGAACCAATGGATCCGTGATTTCTAATCTGGGTGTTACCAATGTTGATATTACCGGTGGAGTTTGGTCCGTTGGGGGTTTGGTGGGATACAATGTAGGCCATATTGAAAATTGCTTCAGTACCGGAACTGTAACTGCTACAATTTTAACTGCTTCACGAACCGGCGGTTTGGTTGGATATCATGGACCTGCCTTTACCATAATGAATTGTTACAGTTCAGTGAATGTTGCAGGTTATGACAGGGTTGGCGGTTTAATTGGAAAGGTAGGCGGTGGTATGTTTTCTTCCGACTATGTCATGAACTCCTACAGCACCGGTAACGTAACTGGAACCAGCAGGGTTGGCGGCTTGATTGGAAGGGTACATTCCTATGTGGAAATAACAAATTGCTACAGCACCGGAAATGTAGGCGGAACTTCAGATGTTGGTGGATTAATTGGCTTAAACTGGGGAGATACATATAACTGCTATTGGAATACTCAAACATCAGGCCAGAATTTCAGCGATGGAGGTAACGGAAGATCTACATTAGAAATGACCTACCCTTATGCATCGAACACCTATCAAAACTGGGATTTTAATCAGATATGGATGTCTGATGCTAACTCAAACATGAATAATGGCTATCCATACTTGTTTTGGCAGTCGCCTTCTATACCGGCCACCTTAAGCTTGAATGACATCACAATGGCTTTTTCCGATACCGAATGTTTTGCCGCCACCGAATCCATTATTGCAAGCAACTTTGTTGTTCAAAATGGTGGTTCTGCGTACCTTGTCTCCCAGGGAAATGTTATTTTAGGCGAAGGGACCAGCGTTGAAGCAGGTGGTTACTTACATGCCTGGATTGACGACAACGCCACTTACTGTGATTTCACCATTGTTGTGCTTGCATCACAGGTTGAAGACTTTGTAAACAGTGAGAAAATGGCTTTCATCAACAAAGATGATTTTACTTTCAAGGTGTATCCCAATCCCTCGTCAGGCTGCTTCACCATTGAGTTTATCAATGCAGATGAAGATGAAATCATTTATGTTGAGGTTTTTGACATGACAGGTGAATGCGTTCTGCATCGCGAACTCTCAGGAGCCAGTTCCTCTGATTTCGATCTTTCATCTATGCCAGGAGGTATTTACCTTCTACGCATATTACAGGGAAGCACAATAACGAATGGAAAAATTATCAGGCAGTAA